CTAACTAGGCCAATCCTGGAAGCGGAAGCAGTCGCTGGCTATCTTCCACACAGTGTTGTTGTTTGTGGTTTGTGCCGTTAGCAAGAAGTTCTGGTTGAAGTACTGTTGCTTGCTCCCATCAAATTTGACAGACCCACATGTCACAACAAGGATGGTGGTATGATTTTGAGTGGCTTGctctttagagagagagagacagaaaaaaagaTGTTAAGACATGCTAGCTCCTTGCAACT
The DNA window shown above is from Rhineura floridana isolate rRhiFlo1 chromosome 16, rRhiFlo1.hap2, whole genome shotgun sequence and carries:
- the NXT2 gene encoding NTF2-related export protein 2 isoform X2, which codes for MDKRRRVLTKLYLDKATLVWNGNAVSGQDALAEFFEMLPSSEFQVTTFDCQPVHEQATQNHTTILVVTCGSVKFDGSKQQYFNQNFLLTAQTTNNNTVWKIASDCFRFQDWPS